In the genome of Gemmatimonadota bacterium, the window AGAATCAGTTACGGCGTTATCAGAAAGCACTTGTACGATTTTACTGATCCCACTTTCCTCATCGTGCTCATCCATGTCGATCATATTCAGATGTCGAAGAATCCAAGGCACATCCTCTTTGGAAAGTCCTTGAGAATCTCCAGCTAGCACGGGAACCAACCGTCTTCGATAACCCGGTTCACAGAGCGCATACTCTATTTCATGACGAACCCAACTTGAAAGTAAAGCATCGGCAGAAAGGATGGCGACCATTGCATCCGAATCTTCCAGCGCGTGATCTACCTGTTCAGACCATTTTCCATCAGCACGTACGTCACGAGTTGCATCCCATACTTCAAAACCGGCATTCTCCAACTTGGTCGCAAGCTTTTTAACCAAAGGCTCATCTTTGTACGCATGGCTGATAAACACTTTCATGAAAAGATTGCCTTTCTTTTCAGTTCTAGTAGCAAAAAGCCCCGTATCGTTTACGAGTTACCGAAGTCGTAGAGAGGAACAGATTGCTATCCCTTGAAACAGAAAACTACAGCCCAAGAGACGTACAGCAGCCCAAAGCACACAGGCACCCATTTCTCTACGTCAGTAAGCGGCTTGTATCGTTTACGGTCGTTACCTTCGCCGAGAACTAACCATTCAGCATCGTACGGAGCAACAGGAAGCATTTGCTCAAGTTCATGGACGATTTTGAATTTACCCGAATTCAACTGCCTATATGATTTCATTACGCGATTCCATACATAACA includes:
- a CDS encoding toll/interleukin-1 receptor domain-containing protein, coding for MKVFISHAYKDEPLVKKLATKLENAGFEVWDATRDVRADGKWSEQVDHALEDSDAMVAILSADALLSSWVRHEIEYALCEPGYRRRLVPVLAGDSQGLSKEDVPWILRHLNMIDMDEHDEESGISKIVQVLSDNAVTDSHPASPPTS